The DNA segment GACTTCTCTCATAGGCGACACACCCCATCCTGCATTCAATACTCATATTTTTTAAATAATTTCTAGTAGGGAGAGCGCCTAGAATATCCCCTCCACCCCCTATACCGAGAACTAACGCTTTTTTCACGTTTTTAATATGCAAATTAAATTCTTCAGCTACCATGATAACCACGTTTTAAATTTGATAGGGCACTCATCTTTAATAATTAATCTGCTTAAAAAATAAGTGAAGTTCAATATCCTAAAATAGTTTCTTGTTAATTAAAGGTGTTCTATTTGTCTATGTCTATAATACCATCAGATGTGAGAAAACAGTTGCTGAAGCAAAAATATCATATTGTAGGCGCTCACTCAGCTGTTAAAAAATGCAGATGGCTTCATAAAAGTCTGGTTGAAAATAAAGCCTGTTATAAGGAGAAATTTTATGGTATAAGAAGCCATAGGTGTGTTCAATGCACACCTGCTGTGATATGGTGTCCGAATTACTGTGTATACTGCTGGCGGGTCATGCCCCAAGATGTGGGATTAAACTGGGATCCATTAGGTGTTAAATCCATCACAGGGGATGAACCTGAAGTTATATTCGAAGGTTTTCTCAGAGAGCAGAGGAGAATTCTCTCAGGTTATAATCCTGAGGGTAACCGTAAGGTTGATAAAGTTAAATGGCTTGAAGCCCAGGATCCGAAGCACTTCGCTATCAGCCTTTCAGGTGAACCTCTACTATATAATCGGATAAATGAGTTAATCGAGTATATTAAAAATAAAGGTAAAACCGTTTTCCTTGTTACTAACGGCCAGGAACCGGAGAGATTAGCCGTGTTAAACGAGCCCACACAACTATATATCTCTTTAAGCGCGCCGAATAAAGAGGTTTTTAAAAGAACTTGCAGGCCGACTTACCCAGACGGTTGGCAGCGTCTTCAGAGAAGCTTAGAGCTGCTATCAACTTTTAAATGCCCTACCGTGTTACGCCTAACATTAGTGAAAGATATTAACATGGTTAACCCTGAAGGCTACGCTGAATCTATTCTGAAATCTAACTGTCACTATGTAGAGGTGAAAGCCGCGATGTTTGTAGGGGGTTCATTATTTAGAATGAGGTTTGAAAATATGCCAAGACACTCTGAGATTAAAGAGTTCGCTGAAAAATTAGCTGATTTAACAGGCTACTATATTATAGATGAAGTTTTAAACAGTAGAGTTGTCCTGTTAAGTAGAGTTAAAAAACATTAAAGTTTTAATTTTTAAGAGTAATCTAAGAGAAAGCCAAGTATAATCTTAAATATTCAACTGCTTATTTTAACACATTGTTTTAATATAAGGGATAAGGTAGGATGAAATTGGAGCTAGATAAAATAATCGACTCTATACGCGTTGAATTAGAGAGTGAGGAGCAGGCGAAAGAGCAGCTTGTTGAGAAAGCCAGACTAGGTATAAAAGCATGCGGAGACGCAATCATCCACGCTCATCGAAATAATATCAGTAAATCGATTTCAAAATTAGAGGAAGCTAGTAATCTCCTCCAAGAAATAAACTCTTTAATTGAAAAACAGCCTGAAGCTTTAAACTTATCCGTTATCGGTGACTTATACCAGGAATACGTTGAAGCTAAACTATTCATAGAATTCATTGAGCGTCGACTTTACCCTCACTACAACGAGCTTAAAGTACCAGGAAAGTATTATGCTTTAGGCTTAGCGGATTTAATAGGCGAGTTAAGGAGATACGTGTTAAACGCAATTCGAAAGGATAAACTAGATGAAGCTGAATACGCTTTACAAGTGATGGAGGAGATATTTGATAACATTTATTCTTTAGAATCCCCTAAATCTCTTTTAAACGGATTACGCCGTAAATGCGATATAGCTAGATCTGTTTTAGAAAAAACTAGAGGAGATGTTACCTCAGCCTTCAGTAACAGCCGTTTAATTAAACATGTTAAAACATTATTCGAAAAACTATCCTCAATAGAGAATAAATTAGATAATTCAGGTGGTGTTTGAGATGGTTAAATTCGATGTTAATAAAATTCTTAAAGAAGCTGAAGAAGACTACGAGAAAGCTTGGATTCAAACAGCAGAATTAATACCTAAGAAAAGCAAGGGCTTCAGGTTGGAGAAAAATGGTGTAAGCCACCCTGTAATGGATTTTATTCAAAAATTTAGAGCGTCATTCATAGAACTAGGGTTTGAAGAAGTGATTCTCCCAACAATCCTACCTGAAGAAGAAGTGTACAAAGAGTACGGCCCTGAGGCGCCTATAATTCTTGACAGAATATTCTACTTAGCCGGTTTACCAAGAGCGGATATAGGTTTAAGTGAAAGAAAAAAAGAGGAGATTCTCCGCATATACCCTGATTTTTCAAAATTTAATGAACTCCAGGAAATCTTCAGAAAATATAAGAAATCAGAGATAGAAGCTGATAACCTGCTTGATATTATGGTTAAAGAGTTAACGCTCCCCGAGGAGGTTGCCAGTAAAATCATAGATAAAGTTTTTCATGAATTCAAGGAGCTTAAACCAATACCTTCAAATCTAACGCTTAGATCACATATGACTGCGTTATGGTTCCCTGTTTTAAAAGAACTTTCGAAAAAGCGTCTTCCACCGATTCAATTATTTACAGTTGGTGAAAAATTTAGAAGAGAGCAAAGCCTTGATTCAACTCATCTATACTCTTCTTTCACAGCTTCATGTGTTATATTAAACGAGAATCTTAGCTTAAATGACGGTGTATCCGTGGCTAAAACTATTCTAAACCATATCGGTTTTAAAGAAGTTAAATTCGAATTTAAACAAACAACATCAAAATACTACGCGCCTAAAACTGAGTTTGAAATATTCATCTATCATCCTCATAGAAACGACTGGGTTGAAGTAGGGGACGGTGGCTTCTACAGTCCAGTATCCCTAGCCAAATACGAGGTTGACACCCCTGTATTCAATATAGGGTTCGGGGTGGAGCGTTTCGTTATGGTTTTACAGCAAGAAGATGATATTCGAAGCCTAGTTTACCCATACTTCTACAAGGAGATCGCTTTTACTGATCAGGATATAGCTAAAAGCATATTTTTAATAGAACAGCCTAAAACAGATTTAGGGATTGAGATAATGAATAAAATAGTAAACGTCTGTGTTGAGAACAAGGACCGTGAGTCACCGGTTACAATTACAGTGGATGAGCGTGTCGTTAACGGTAAAAAGCTTAAGGTTACTGTTTGGGAAACCGACCCGGGTGTTAAGCTATTAGGCCCAGCTGCGCTTAACGAGATATTCGTTTTAAACGGTAATATTATAGGGAGTTTACCTAATGAGGAGCTTTTAAGTAAAGCTGTTAGAACGAATATAACATACTTGAAGGCTACAGCTGCTTTAGCAGCCGCGGCTGTTGAAAAACTTATTGAAAAAACCAGCGGTGAAGCGGTGATCAGAGTTAGAATGTCAAAGCAACCCTCAGACGTGAATATAGGAATACCTGAGAATATTAGAAAGTTTATAACAGCTAACCGGCGGAGAATAGATGTTCGAGGACCTGTATTCATCGGTATCACAGCGAGTTTAGAATAAGGTGTGTTTAAAATGTCATCTTATTCTAGATGCCCTGTCTGCGAAAGGGGGTCTTTAAATTTATCGTCCACGGAGGTGGAGCTACCTTACTACGGTAAAGCATATATTATCACATTGATCTGCGAGATATGCGCTTTCAGAATAACAGATGTGGTGTTAAGTAAAGTTAACCCTCCTACATCTTATTACGCTAAAATAGACTCGGTTGAAGACTTGAAGATAAAAGTTGTTAAGAGTTCGACAGGGATTATTCGAATACCTGAAATGGGTGTTAAAATGGAGCCGGGGCCTGTCTCCCAAGGATTTATAACTAATATTGAAGGGATACTGCAGCGAGTAGAAGATGTGACTATAATGGTTAAAGGCTGGTTAACTGATGAAAGAAAACTGCAGCGGTGTAATCAGCTTTTAGAAAAAATTAGTAAAGCGGTTAACGGAGAGTTTGAATTCACTTTTATAATAGAGGATCCTCTAGGTAACAGTATGCTTGTAGGGGAGCCGAGTCAAATTATAAAGAAGAGAAAATTAAGTGAAAGGCAGATTAATAAAATGCTTTCGAAACGAAAATCTTAAACATCTCCTTTTTCAAGTTAACCGGGCTCCCACCTAAAATTTTCTCTTTAAAACTAATTACCGCTAAGATTAGTATACTAAAAATTCTTAGTTTAAATTCAGTTTAACACGTATTTATGCAAATTTTTATAATCTACCAGCAAACTAATTTAATAATAGTTAGGTTTAAGCTAACTTAACGTTTGAAAATTTCGAGTGTGCGATTGAATGAAACTTATACGGGATAACGGATTAGTTGTTGAAAAAGAGAATAAAAAGATTGCAATCGATCCGCAGAGTCGGCTAAGCGGATCTGATTTAACTCTTATCTCTCACGCTCATATAGATCATATTCAAGGATTAAACCGGGATAGCAGTATTCTTTCAAGTAGGGAGACGTATGAAATATTAAAGTTGAGAGCCCACCAGCCTCTTAATTGCATTCAACTAGCTTTACGCCAATTATATGAGGATGATGATATTAAAATTACACCTTATAATTCAGGTCACGTATTAGGTTCATTTCAGTTTCTTATTGAAAGTGATGAGGAATCTATTCTATATTCCTCCGATATAAACTGTGTTAAATCTTTAACAACCCTACCAGCTGAGAGTGTAGAAGCGGATACTCTTATATTAGAGTCCACTTACGGTAGACCTGAGTATTCTCTACCCCCCAGAGAAGACGTTTACGCTGAGATAGTTGAATGGTGTGTGAAAACACTCAACCGCGGGAGGATCCCTGTTTTTAAAGCTTACTCGTTAGGTAAAAGCCAGGAACTTATTAAATTAATGAACAGTTACCTTCACGTCCCCGTGATAGTTGACTCCAGCGTCGCTTTCATAAGCAGAGTGTATAATGAGAATGGTATGAGGCTTAATTTTATAAATCAACAAGAAGAGGAGGCGCAAGAGCTTCTCAAAGAGAAATCATGTATTCTAATAATCTCATCTTTTCAAGCTAACAGTTTCTTATTTGAAAGAGATGTCTTCGAATTCGCTTTCACTTCAGGTTGGGCGCTTAAATTTAAACCTAAAAACTTCTCTGCAGCGTTTCCTTTAAGTAGCCACGCCGACTACTACCAGCTTTTAAAATTTGTCGAAGCATGTGCGCCTAGAAAAGTCTACACGTTCCACGGTTACGCAGAAGACTTAGCTAAGGCGATAAAAGCGAAATTGAATATAGACGCTCAACCGGTTTATGAGATACCCCAGAGAAAACTCTCCGAGTTCTAATTTTTTAAACTGAATAATCGGTTGAAAGTTAAGTTAACGGGAACATTAGATATAAAAATAACACTGTTAACATTATGAGAATGGAACTTAATATAACAGTTTTAGGGCTCACTTTCAAACCAGTGGATTCATCTTGAAAGAATCGAATTAAACCAGCGCCGGCTATCGGCATCTGAGCTTCCTCTCTTCTCTTTCTAGTCTTAGACACAGCACCACCTTAAAACTAGTAATCTAGTAATAGATTTATAAGCGTAACGTTATAAAAATTGAATTGATAGGATGGTGGTTAAGTGTCCTTCGAGCAGGATTATGAGGCCATTTTCAATTTAATAAGGCAGCATCATAACTGGATGTCTAACACTATTAATTTAATAGCTAGCGAAAACGTGGCTTCAATAGCTGTTAAAGAAGCTATGATATGTGATTTCGGTGACAGATACGCTGAAGGCTGGCCTGGTGAACGTGTTTACGCCGGTTGCAAGTATATTGATCAAGTTGAACTAATCACCGCTAAACTTGCTAGACAACTTTACAACGCCGAATTCGCTGACGTGAGACCTATCTCAGGTGTTGTAGCGAACCTTGTAGTTTATACAGCTTTCACAAACCCCGGCGATCGTATAATGGCTTTATCTATACCTGACGGCGGTCATATAAGCTCAGGTAAGGAGAAGACGTGGGGGACAGCTGGTAAAGTTCACGGTTTAAAAGTTCAAAACTTTGTATTCGACGAGAAAGAAATGTGCATTGATATAGATGCTACCGTTAAAAGAATAAGAGAACTTGAAAGTAAGGGCGATCACATCTCATTATATCAACTAGGCGCCAGCGTTTTCCTATTTCCTCACCCTGTTAAAGAAATTAAGGCTATAGCGGAAGAATACGGCGCATTCGTTAACTACGACGCCGCTCACGTAGCCGGCCTGATCGCGGGTAAGAAATTCCAAGATCCTTTAAGGGAGGGCGCGGATTCAATGACTTTTAGCTCTCATAAAACTCTTCCAGGGCCTCAACATGGAGTGGTTTTATCTTGGAATAAATACGCTGAATATATTAAAAAAGCGGTTTTCCCTGGGACTACAAGCAACCACCATCTTCACAACGTAGCCGCGCTCGGTGTTGCTTTAGCGGAAATGCTGAAATTCGGGGAGGAATACGCTTCACAAATCATTAGAAACGCTAAGCAACTGGCTGCTTCACTTTACGATTTAGGCTTCAATGTTGTTGCAGAACATAAAGGGTTCACTGAATCTCACACTATACTAGTGGATATATCTAAGCTAGGTGATGGAATGCAAATTGAACAACTTCTCGAGAAAGCTAACATCATCGTTAACAGAAATCTTCTACCATGGGATATTCGAAACGGCCGAGATTATATGCGACCCGGTGGGATAAGACTGGGGGTAAGTGAAGTAACCCGTCTAGGCATGCGCGAATCAGAGATGAAGGCGATCGCTGAACTTATTAAAAAAGCAATTATAGATAGGAAACCGCCTGAGAAAGTCGCTGAAGAAGTTTCAGAGTTGAGGAAGAGCTTCCAGAAGCTTCATTACTGTTTTGACTCTAGTCGAGGAGCCTACGAATATATTCAGTTGCGGAAATAAGTTAAAAATTATAGATATATTTAATAACATATTCAAACATTATAATTAAAGGGTATCCGTAGCTGTTGAATTTTAGGATGCCTCTCTTCTAATCAGCTTTATCCTACGCTTCCATTTAACGTGAAATTCTACTCTAAATGTGGAAGGGATTAACTTGATAGCTAAAGATCTCATGACCGTGGATTTCAAGTTCGCTGAAGTGCCTGGAACCAGGCAGGAAGTTCTTGAATTATTTAAAAAATACGGCGTTTCAGGTCTACCCGTAGTTAAGAAAGGGACTAGGAAAGTTCTCGGAATAGTTACAAGAAACGACATGATGCTTAAACCTTCTGAAACCCAGCTAGCCTTAATAATGTCTAGGAATCCTATGACTATCTCTGAGAACACTCCAATAGAAGAAATAGCTAAGATAATGTTGGAGAAGAATATTTCATATCTACCCGTCGTCGAAGGCGAAGAGATGAAGGGACTTGTAACCATTGCAGACGTGGTTTGGAAGGGGTTAACACATCTAGAATTAAAAGAGAGTATAAAACCATATGTCCAACGTAAAATCACAGCTGTATGGGAGCAGACTCCTATTAACGTAGCCTACATAATACTCCGCTTAGCTAGAACCCAGTCGCTACTAGTGTTAGATAACAGCGGTCAGCTAGCCGGTATAGTGACAGATAGTGACATCGTCTCGAAGAGTGAAGTTAAAATTGAAGCAAGCACCTCGAACCTCCACTCCACAGGGGAAGGAGCTGAGTGGGACTGGGAGTCCGCTAGTATCCTTTACATAACGAAGAGGGTTTTACACTTACCTGAAACACCTATCTCAGAGATCATGGTTAGAAACGTCATCACCGTGAACGAATATACTTCCATCTCAGATTGCGCTGATAAAATGAGGGTGAACGATATAGATCAGATGCCTGTCTTAAACGCTGAAGGAGAGCTTATCGGTTTAATACGGGATGTAGATCTCTTAAGAAGCCTAGTATCTAAAAGAACTGACTGAGCTGCGATTGCTTATCTTTATCGCTTTCGAAAAGTGATTTAATATTCATTTTAACTATTTCCAGTCTATCAGCTAAGTATTCAGGTAACTTATATTTTTGTATTATTCGATCAGCGACTTCCACGTATTTTTCAATTCCGCCTTTATAAACTGTAGGGAGAATCCTCCCCCCGCATCCTTGGTTATAGCACACCCCGTTTAATGGAACACGCCTATACTTTTTATTGCAGCGCTGGCATCTGAACTGCTGTTTAGTAAACGCGCCGAGATTGCCTATTATATCGGGGAGAAAATGTGATAGCAAGACACGTAGCGCTACATCTGATACGTTAACAGCGCATATTTTCTCAGCTATACCAAGCTGGGCTTCTACTTTTTCAAGCATAGCTCCAAGCTTTTTATAAGCGGTCTCAGATGGGCCTGCGTTGATATTAGAAGTATTATGAGTAAACCTAAAACCTTCGAACACATCCCCTCTTCCTAGACGGTGCTCTACTATTGGTATTGTTTTCGCGAATTTCTTCGGATCAGTTAGCTTTAAAGTCTCTTCGTAGAATTCTAAAGGGTAACCTGAACCCACGTCTAGGTTCCAGACTTCATCATCTACTTCGAAGGGGTTAAGTCTGGTGGTTAAAACTAGAGGCGCATCCATCATCCCGCCTCTTTTACTAGGCAGGAAGCTTTTACTAAAGTTTAGAAGCGCGTCTAAGCCTAAAATAATAGAATCCTCATCCGAATCGCAGTTTCGTCTTTTAGCAGCATGCCAGAAGGGGTGAGCGTAACACGTATTCGTTTTAGTTACACCTATTACTCTACCTAGAATACCGGCTGAAGTGTGGGGGGCTAAACCGATGATTAAATGCCCTATGAGATCAGAAAAATCCTCAATATTATAGTATGGTTTTAAACCATAGTATTTCTCTAATAACTCGTCTATGAACCTGGCTGTTTTAATAAGGCAATCCGCTGCAGCTTCAGATATCACAACGTCTTGGACTTTTAACTCTAGGATCTGATCTTCGCTTACAAGCGGATTCCCTTCATAATCTTGAGTGTATCCTAACTCGATTAGCTTTGAAACCGAGGTTTTAACTTCTGAAGGTTTGAAATGAGTTAAAGGCGTGTTAGTTGAGTCAAAGCGTATAGTGCCATCTTTATAAACACTTAAACCTTGTTTAGCCCTTAAAATCCCTTTCTCTAGTGGTTCAGGTATCTTTAAATCGCTAGTCAACCCAACTACGCATTTAACATCCCCGCCCCCGTTTAATCCAAGTTTTGAAGCCGCTTTTTGGTATAGTGAGCGTATATCTATTTTTCTTTTCTCAAATGGCTTCATCTCTCTTTTACAATTCGGGCAGACGCTTTTATTCGAAGAAGCGCCGCAGTTGCTGCAAACATTCACGATCATCGTTTGACAACCGCAGCTTTCACACTTTGATCGAAGGGTTTTTCTACCACATTTAGGGCAGTGTAGATTAGCAACCTCCACCTCTATGATCTTGCTTTCACAAGCTTTTAATACACTTCTCTTACTACCCCCCTCTAACCCTATAGGGAAAAGTGAGTTTACAGGGGGGGCCATAGCTCTCATTTTAGCTTTCTCAGGGCGCCCCATTCTCGCACCTATATAGTGAGGCGCCTTAGCCATAATCTGAATGCTTGAAATCACATTCACGGCTTCAAGACCGTTACCAGTTTTTTCAACCTCCCTAATTC comes from the Candidatus Odinarchaeum yellowstonii genome and includes:
- the twy1 gene encoding 4-demethylwyosine synthase TYW1, giving the protein MSIIPSDVRKQLLKQKYHIVGAHSAVKKCRWLHKSLVENKACYKEKFYGIRSHRCVQCTPAVIWCPNYCVYCWRVMPQDVGLNWDPLGVKSITGDEPEVIFEGFLREQRRILSGYNPEGNRKVDKVKWLEAQDPKHFAISLSGEPLLYNRINELIEYIKNKGKTVFLVTNGQEPERLAVLNEPTQLYISLSAPNKEVFKRTCRPTYPDGWQRLQRSLELLSTFKCPTVLRLTLVKDINMVNPEGYAESILKSNCHYVEVKAAMFVGGSLFRMRFENMPRHSEIKEFAEKLADLTGYYIIDEVLNSRVVLLSRVKKH
- a CDS encoding preprotein translocase subunit Sec61beta codes for the protein MSKTRKRREEAQMPIAGAGLIRFFQDESTGLKVSPKTVILSSILIMLTVLFLYLMFPLT
- a CDS encoding ZPR1 zinc finger domain-containing protein, which gives rise to MSSYSRCPVCERGSLNLSSTEVELPYYGKAYIITLICEICAFRITDVVLSKVNPPTSYYAKIDSVEDLKIKVVKSSTGIIRIPEMGVKMEPGPVSQGFITNIEGILQRVEDVTIMVKGWLTDERKLQRCNQLLEKISKAVNGEFEFTFIIEDPLGNSMLVGEPSQIIKKRKLSERQINKMLSKRKS
- a CDS encoding CBS domain-containing protein, which produces MIAKDLMTVDFKFAEVPGTRQEVLELFKKYGVSGLPVVKKGTRKVLGIVTRNDMMLKPSETQLALIMSRNPMTISENTPIEEIAKIMLEKNISYLPVVEGEEMKGLVTIADVVWKGLTHLELKESIKPYVQRKITAVWEQTPINVAYIILRLARTQSLLVLDNSGQLAGIVTDSDIVSKSEVKIEASTSNLHSTGEGAEWDWESASILYITKRVLHLPETPISEIMVRNVITVNEYTSISDCADKMRVNDIDQMPVLNAEGELIGLIRDVDLLRSLVSKRTD
- a CDS encoding DNA polymerase II large subunit encodes the protein MQQLNASTKMYLERLEEEFSKIYEIAAQARSLGFDPAVEPEITPAKDVAARVEGLIGPKGVADRIRALSANMSREQVAFKIAEEIATGKIGFFEEEEKAAELAIRAALAILTEGITAGPIEGIADVKIKSNPDGSRYLAIYFAGPIRAAGGTEAAQTVVVGDFVRKILGLDRYKPTEEEIERFIEEIDLYDKIMNLQYPSTPEERREALRNIPVEITGEPTEKEEVTGFRDLPRIETNRVRGGAVLVLNDGVLSKAPKLAKIVQSIGIDGWDWLKNIKKTSTQESKIETKICEIQPSSKYISDVIAGRPVFSHPSAVGGFRLRYGRSRNTGLAAIGLNPATMYILDGFLAPGTHIRMERPGKGAVVLPVDTIDGPTVLLKDGSVIRVNTIEDALKHRKNVKKILFLGDILVGYGEFLENNHPLIKSGYVPEWWVQHLKRSVEVNFSGNYHEAAEKIGVPVERLNELACNPFTAKPTGVEAVSISRALGIPLHPDYTYHWHDIDVKAVLKLREAVVEAYNSCKTSVKLLLDPSVKEILERLCLPHRVEDGQIIVEEHAFPLLESLGVLDSVDERIREVEKTGNGLEAVNVISSIQIMAKAPHYIGARMGRPEKAKMRAMAPPVNSLFPIGLEGGSKRSVLKACESKIIEVEVANLHCPKCGRKTLRSKCESCGCQTMIVNVCSNCGASSNKSVCPNCKREMKPFEKRKIDIRSLYQKAASKLGLNGGGDVKCVVGLTSDLKIPEPLEKGILRAKQGLSVYKDGTIRFDSTNTPLTHFKPSEVKTSVSKLIELGYTQDYEGNPLVSEDQILELKVQDVVISEAAADCLIKTARFIDELLEKYYGLKPYYNIEDFSDLIGHLIIGLAPHTSAGILGRVIGVTKTNTCYAHPFWHAAKRRNCDSDEDSIILGLDALLNFSKSFLPSKRGGMMDAPLVLTTRLNPFEVDDEVWNLDVGSGYPLEFYEETLKLTDPKKFAKTIPIVEHRLGRGDVFEGFRFTHNTSNINAGPSETAYKKLGAMLEKVEAQLGIAEKICAVNVSDVALRVLLSHFLPDIIGNLGAFTKQQFRCQRCNKKYRRVPLNGVCYNQGCGGRILPTVYKGGIEKYVEVADRIIQKYKLPEYLADRLEIVKMNIKSLFESDKDKQSQLSQFF
- the sepS gene encoding O-phosphoserine--tRNA ligase, which codes for MVKFDVNKILKEAEEDYEKAWIQTAELIPKKSKGFRLEKNGVSHPVMDFIQKFRASFIELGFEEVILPTILPEEEVYKEYGPEAPIILDRIFYLAGLPRADIGLSERKKEEILRIYPDFSKFNELQEIFRKYKKSEIEADNLLDIMVKELTLPEEVASKIIDKVFHEFKELKPIPSNLTLRSHMTALWFPVLKELSKKRLPPIQLFTVGEKFRREQSLDSTHLYSSFTASCVILNENLSLNDGVSVAKTILNHIGFKEVKFEFKQTTSKYYAPKTEFEIFIYHPHRNDWVEVGDGGFYSPVSLAKYEVDTPVFNIGFGVERFVMVLQQEDDIRSLVYPYFYKEIAFTDQDIAKSIFLIEQPKTDLGIEIMNKIVNVCVENKDRESPVTITVDERVVNGKKLKVTVWETDPGVKLLGPAALNEIFVLNGNIIGSLPNEELLSKAVRTNITYLKATAALAAAAVEKLIEKTSGEAVIRVRMSKQPSDVNIGIPENIRKFITANRRRIDVRGPVFIGITASLE
- a CDS encoding MBL fold metallo-hydrolase — encoded protein: MKLIRDNGLVVEKENKKIAIDPQSRLSGSDLTLISHAHIDHIQGLNRDSSILSSRETYEILKLRAHQPLNCIQLALRQLYEDDDIKITPYNSGHVLGSFQFLIESDEESILYSSDINCVKSLTTLPAESVEADTLILESTYGRPEYSLPPREDVYAEIVEWCVKTLNRGRIPVFKAYSLGKSQELIKLMNSYLHVPVIVDSSVAFISRVYNENGMRLNFINQQEEEAQELLKEKSCILIISSFQANSFLFERDVFEFAFTSGWALKFKPKNFSAAFPLSSHADYYQLLKFVEACAPRKVYTFHGYAEDLAKAIKAKLNIDAQPVYEIPQRKLSEF
- a CDS encoding serine hydroxymethyltransferase, which codes for MSNTINLIASENVASIAVKEAMICDFGDRYAEGWPGERVYAGCKYIDQVELITAKLARQLYNAEFADVRPISGVVANLVVYTAFTNPGDRIMALSIPDGGHISSGKEKTWGTAGKVHGLKVQNFVFDEKEMCIDIDATVKRIRELESKGDHISLYQLGASVFLFPHPVKEIKAIAEEYGAFVNYDAAHVAGLIAGKKFQDPLREGADSMTFSSHKTLPGPQHGVVLSWNKYAEYIKKAVFPGTTSNHHLHNVAALGVALAEMLKFGEEYASQIIRNAKQLAASLYDLGFNVVAEHKGFTESHTILVDISKLGDGMQIEQLLEKANIIVNRNLLPWDIRNGRDYMRPGGIRLGVSEVTRLGMRESEMKAIAELIKKAIIDRKPPEKVAEEVSELRKSFQKLHYCFDSSRGAYEYIQLRK